In a genomic window of Chryseobacterium sp. G0162:
- a CDS encoding LysR family transcriptional regulator, protein MNTNDLKIFEAVAETGSFTKAASLMFTVQSNVTARIKSLEEEFDTKLFSRTSRKVELTSEGMILMQYCKQIQHLVEEAKYNIRSGENVRGCLKIGCIETTMVLKAPEILKIFEEKYPGIELEFKSDTRDSLIAGVLDYSLDAAFVSAPIIANGLEKINIKEEQLVILTSSKGPQLQTLLEKSPLKIVVFDDGCIFRERFESWLSHKGVMKYKSTVLNSFEGIINFVEAGLGISILPEEIVSKYYGGRAIKTYGLNKQLGTMNTVLVFRKEGPQSKALQCFIDMHS, encoded by the coding sequence ATGAATACAAATGATTTAAAGATATTTGAAGCCGTTGCTGAGACAGGCAGTTTTACAAAAGCGGCTTCCCTAATGTTTACGGTTCAGTCTAATGTAACCGCAAGAATTAAAAGTCTTGAAGAGGAATTTGATACAAAACTGTTCTCCCGTACTTCCCGAAAAGTAGAACTTACCTCAGAGGGAATGATTCTGATGCAATATTGTAAACAGATTCAGCATTTGGTGGAAGAAGCCAAATATAATATCCGAAGTGGAGAAAATGTAAGGGGCTGTTTGAAAATTGGCTGTATTGAAACAACGATGGTTTTAAAAGCACCGGAAATCCTCAAAATCTTTGAAGAAAAATACCCTGGTATTGAACTGGAATTTAAATCAGATACGAGAGACTCTCTGATTGCAGGAGTTTTGGATTACAGTTTGGATGCTGCATTTGTTTCGGCTCCTATTATTGCCAACGGGTTGGAAAAAATTAATATTAAAGAAGAGCAGCTTGTTATTTTAACTTCTTCCAAAGGTCCACAACTGCAGACATTACTTGAAAAATCACCTTTAAAAATTGTCGTATTTGATGATGGTTGTATCTTTAGAGAAAGATTCGAATCCTGGTTAAGTCATAAAGGCGTTATGAAGTATAAAAGTACTGTTTTGAATTCTTTTGAAGGCATTATTAATTTTGTGGAAGCAGGTTTAGGAATCAGTATATTGCCGGAAGAAATTGTTTCTAAATATTATGGTGGAAGAGCCATTAAAACTTATGGTTTAAATAAACAATTGGGAACCATGAATACAGTTCTTGTTTTCAGAAAGGAGGGACCACAATCTAAAGCTTTACAGTGTTTTATTGATATGCATTCGTAA
- a CDS encoding helix-turn-helix domain-containing protein: MAKATETLEQFYRNKYGMLSEDFSQNEGQFNIFKIEDRIHSGMTSPTFIRRDFHKIMWFQGNNVFHYGDRSIPIAGDTLLFFHPYVPYTYEPLTPDSKGYFCVFKDEFLKDNFRFNLFELPLFTADAYPVFTLNEEEAREIKIIFEKMSKEMNSDFRYKYDLIKNYVSELIYCGLKLQPVNCSSASSNAAARITSVFMELLERQFPIESTAQRFELRSPKAFADRLSIHVNYLNRAIKKQTGRTTSEHIFERLISEAKILLKYTDWNISEISHVLGFEDQSHFNNFFKKQTKTSPTHLR, translated from the coding sequence ATGGCAAAAGCTACTGAAACACTTGAACAATTCTACCGGAACAAATACGGAATGTTATCTGAAGATTTCTCTCAAAATGAAGGACAATTTAATATCTTTAAGATTGAGGACAGGATTCATTCAGGGATGACTTCTCCTACCTTTATCCGAAGAGATTTTCATAAGATCATGTGGTTTCAGGGGAATAATGTATTTCATTATGGAGACCGGAGTATTCCTATAGCTGGAGATACATTACTTTTCTTTCATCCCTATGTACCTTATACTTACGAACCTTTAACTCCGGATTCTAAAGGCTATTTTTGTGTTTTTAAAGACGAATTTCTGAAAGATAATTTTCGTTTCAATCTATTTGAGCTTCCACTATTTACAGCAGATGCATACCCTGTTTTCACTTTAAATGAGGAGGAAGCAAGGGAGATTAAGATAATATTTGAAAAGATGTCCAAAGAAATGAATTCAGATTTTCGCTATAAATATGATCTTATTAAAAATTATGTCAGTGAATTAATTTATTGCGGATTGAAGTTACAGCCTGTAAATTGTTCCTCCGCATCTTCCAATGCTGCTGCCAGAATTACTTCGGTATTCATGGAACTTTTAGAGCGGCAGTTTCCCATTGAATCTACTGCGCAACGTTTTGAACTACGCTCCCCCAAAGCATTTGCTGATCGACTGTCTATTCATGTTAATTATCTTAATCGCGCCATAAAAAAACAAACAGGTCGAACGACTTCTGAGCATATTTTTGAACGGCTGATTTCAGAAGCCAAAATCCTTTTAAAATATACAGATTGGAACATTTCAGAGATCAGTCATGTCCTTGGTTTTGAAGACCAGTCCCATTTCAATAACTTTTTTAAGAAACAAACTAAGACCAGCCCGACCCATTTAAGATAG
- a CDS encoding SDR family NAD(P)-dependent oxidoreductase, producing MNHTKTWYITGASKGMGLSVVKKLLEKGYKVAATSRTLAAFEGLNNGGENFLPLEVDLKDEKSIAGSIERTIEKFGQLDVVVNNAGYGLGGAIEELSAEEIEENFQINFFAVVRVIQQALPYLRNQRSGHIINISSIAGFAPGLGWSIYSAAKFAVTGLSEALANDLEPFGIHITAVLPGWFRTHFAKPDSIAFSQNQIKEYEFLRTAYQKMDEMDGKQLGDPDQLADAFIELIAARNPPALLFLGSDAFQRAENKMTHMVAQLKEWEHLSFSTDFKE from the coding sequence ATGAATCATACAAAAACATGGTACATCACAGGAGCATCTAAAGGAATGGGGCTTTCGGTAGTAAAAAAACTTTTAGAGAAAGGCTATAAGGTTGCCGCTACTTCAAGAACACTTGCTGCTTTTGAGGGGCTCAATAATGGTGGGGAAAATTTTCTTCCGTTAGAGGTTGATTTAAAAGATGAAAAGTCCATTGCCGGATCTATTGAGAGAACAATAGAAAAGTTTGGTCAGCTGGATGTGGTGGTCAATAATGCAGGGTATGGATTAGGAGGTGCAATTGAAGAACTCAGTGCTGAGGAGATTGAAGAGAACTTTCAGATCAATTTCTTTGCCGTAGTAAGAGTTATTCAGCAAGCATTACCTTATTTAAGGAATCAACGTTCGGGACATATCATTAATATTTCATCGATTGCTGGATTTGCTCCTGGATTAGGATGGAGTATCTATTCTGCTGCTAAATTTGCCGTAACAGGTTTGTCTGAAGCATTAGCTAATGATTTAGAACCCTTTGGAATCCATATAACTGCGGTTCTTCCCGGATGGTTTCGTACTCATTTTGCCAAACCGGATTCAATAGCTTTCAGTCAGAATCAAATAAAAGAGTATGAGTTTTTGAGGACAGCTTATCAAAAAATGGATGAAATGGACGGAAAACAATTAGGAGATCCTGATCAATTGGCAGATGCGTTTATTGAATTAATTGCTGCCAGGAATCCTCCTGCTTTATTATTCCTGGGAAGTGATGCTTTTCAAAGAGCAGAAAATAAAATGACTCACATGGTAGCCCAGCTCAAAGAATGGGAACATCTGTCTTTTTCAACAGACTTTAAAGAGTAA
- a CDS encoding DUF4240 domain-containing protein, translated as MKRNLINQNGVSDKFWNIEYRGNTQKIVFGKTGTQGRETIKEFTDEEECTKESEKLIGQKIRKGYTEILENEEIPQKAELSEAEKADIYFWEAIEKSNKYKNAHWSEYDIDEHLENLTLYLSRFGKERLVLFEKTLQEKLSELYTAEIAELSIILENDFKTENGSYIFDGYLSDDGFIYFRCWLLLKGKEFFEDIKKDIQVFVSGKYSFNIGDCWAEGLLYVSDEAYSENHDNEDESEIRDTVDELYPENHYDSMDRKMNREPKNGAELQKMYPQLVKEMGELRNT; from the coding sequence ATGAAAAGGAATTTAATCAATCAAAATGGAGTCTCTGACAAATTTTGGAATATTGAATATCGGGGAAACACACAAAAAATAGTATTTGGAAAAACGGGAACCCAAGGACGTGAAACCATTAAAGAATTTACAGATGAAGAAGAATGTACCAAAGAGTCTGAAAAGCTAATCGGGCAAAAGATCAGGAAAGGATACACTGAAATTCTTGAAAATGAAGAAATCCCACAGAAGGCGGAACTTTCTGAAGCTGAAAAAGCAGATATTTATTTCTGGGAAGCTATAGAAAAATCAAATAAATATAAAAATGCCCACTGGAGCGAATATGATATTGATGAACATCTGGAGAATCTAACCCTATACCTTTCCCGGTTTGGAAAAGAAAGACTGGTCCTTTTTGAAAAGACCCTTCAGGAAAAGCTGAGTGAACTTTATACTGCGGAAATTGCCGAACTTTCCATCATCCTTGAGAATGATTTTAAAACGGAGAACGGGAGCTATATTTTTGACGGTTACCTTTCTGATGACGGATTCATTTATTTCCGTTGCTGGCTATTGCTGAAAGGTAAAGAGTTTTTTGAAGATATTAAAAAAGATATTCAGGTATTTGTCAGTGGAAAATATAGTTTCAATATCGGGGATTGCTGGGCAGAAGGGTTATTGTATGTCTCTGATGAAGCCTATTCTGAAAATCATGATAATGAAGATGAATCAGAAATACGAGATACAGTTGATGAGCTTTATCCGGAGAATCATTACGACAGTATGGATCGTAAAATGAACCGTGAACCGAAAAATGGTGCTGAGCTTCAGAAGATGTACCCTCAATTGGTAAAAGAAATGGGTGAATTAAGAAATACATAG
- a CDS encoding MBL fold metallo-hydrolase, translating into MNTNIKSTILLLICLLFNNLLFSQTHDAYRIKIGNTEVYSLLDGTIEVDAEKLFNDHTPGKPARLLASQFINNPVEISINVFLVKTDRKLILVDTGSGELLGTTGGHIVESLASVGIKPEAITDILLTHIHADHSGGLMINNKKVFPDATIHVNKKELDFWLNETNAQQASKEHMGANPQTFDNAKNMLTPYLNDHQVKTFEGVNTEVLPHIYSYAVGGHTPGHTIYVLKDGGEELFFWGDVVHVAAIQLSAPDILDHFDVDHHASDIARKSFLKQAADKNLLIAGAHISFPGLGRLKKEGKKYIWYPVPYSTSGRYQ; encoded by the coding sequence ATGAATACTAACATTAAATCCACCATTCTGCTGTTAATCTGTCTTTTATTCAATAATTTGCTCTTTTCGCAAACTCATGATGCTTACAGGATCAAAATAGGAAATACAGAAGTTTACTCTCTGCTGGATGGCACCATTGAAGTGGATGCAGAAAAGTTATTTAATGATCATACGCCGGGAAAACCTGCTCGTTTACTTGCCTCTCAGTTTATTAATAATCCTGTAGAGATCAGCATCAATGTTTTTCTTGTAAAAACGGATCGTAAACTTATTCTGGTAGATACAGGTTCCGGGGAATTGCTGGGAACAACCGGAGGACATATCGTGGAAAGTCTTGCTTCTGTAGGAATAAAACCGGAAGCTATAACGGATATCCTGCTAACTCATATTCATGCAGATCATTCCGGAGGACTTATGATAAATAACAAAAAGGTTTTCCCTGATGCCACCATCCATGTCAATAAAAAAGAACTGGATTTTTGGCTGAATGAAACTAATGCTCAACAGGCTTCAAAAGAACATATGGGAGCTAATCCACAAACATTTGATAATGCAAAGAATATGCTGACCCCTTATCTTAATGATCATCAGGTAAAAACATTTGAAGGAGTGAATACTGAAGTGTTGCCTCATATTTATAGTTATGCCGTTGGTGGACATACGCCGGGGCATACGATTTATGTATTGAAAGATGGTGGTGAAGAACTCTTCTTTTGGGGGGATGTAGTACACGTTGCTGCTATTCAGTTATCTGCTCCTGACATATTGGATCATTTTGATGTAGATCATCATGCTTCTGATATAGCCAGAAAATCCTTTTTAAAACAGGCAGCCGATAAAAATTTACTGATTGCCGGGGCTCATATTTCCTTTCCCGGATTGGGAAGACTGAAAAAAGAAGGGAAAAAATATATTTGGTATCCCGTTCCATATAGCACTTCAGGAAGATACCAATAA
- a CDS encoding winged helix-turn-helix transcriptional regulator: protein MKNEIFICHNCPMTRTMATIGTKWKPIIIYTIGLKKKRFGQIFALMSIISKKVLTEQLKELVEDKIVIREEFNEMPPRVEYSLSEKGIELLTILNQLTLWNQKHHELEQQNEQL, encoded by the coding sequence ATGAAAAACGAAATCTTCATTTGCCACAACTGCCCCATGACCAGGACGATGGCCACCATTGGCACCAAATGGAAACCCATCATCATTTATACCATTGGTTTAAAGAAGAAAAGGTTTGGACAAATCTTTGCCCTGATGAGTATCATTTCTAAAAAAGTACTCACCGAGCAGCTTAAAGAACTTGTTGAAGATAAAATCGTCATTCGTGAAGAGTTTAATGAAATGCCACCAAGGGTCGAATATTCTTTAAGCGAAAAAGGAATAGAACTTCTCACCATACTTAATCAGTTAACGCTATGGAATCAGAAGCATCATGAACTGGAACAACAAAATGAACAGCTATAA
- a CDS encoding T9SS type A sorting domain-containing protein, giving the protein MKNYIYSIIALLMVMLCPAQVFVSQAEYFWDTDPGTGNGIAVLASDGSFNSAFEQLTKTGITTPGNGLHKFSIRIKDNTGVWGPVFTNVINVQQNTTSTILALSQAEYFWDTDPGAGNGTPVLATDGSFDSAFEQLTRTGITTPGNGLHKLSVRIKDNTGVWGPVFTNVINVEQPVTSTILALSQAEYFWDTDPGAGNGTSVLAADGNFDSTYEQLVKTGIALPANGLHVFNIRIKDNSGVWGPVFKNVINIETPTTPSGCWQELSVGYYFSAGIKADGTLWTWGSNQYGQLGDGTTIGRTAPMQIGTANNWSKVVTGDSFTVALKTDGTLWAWGSNFWGQLGDGTTIDKLSPIQIGTATNWKSISAGSSSANMVALKTDGTLWAWGNNQYGQLGDGTTIGRNVPTKIGTATNWVTIGSGDVFTFAIKSNGTLWAWGYNANGQLGDGTTTNRNVPTQIGTGTNWKTVDGGNTHTAAVKTDGTLWAWGSNYNGKLGDGTTTNRVIPTQIGTAANWLNVSLGSYFTVATRTDGTLWAWGNNFFGVLGNGTNVSTDATSPVQVGSSSDNVSVSAGFYHVLVKNTDGVMKACGLNGDGQLGDGTNINKNTYTSISCSLNCAPPVQFSTTNITASSATINWTASTPAPNSGYLYLYSTHSPIGGVQGATSSKTVDLTNLLPDTTYYWWVASNCGSSQGNWTLGGSFKTLPTTVTNCWKSVAIGNLHSLGIKTDGTLWSWGYNSYGQLGDGTVSNRNTPKQIGTATDWVSITTGENYSLALKSNGTLWAWGKNTNGQIGDGTTNSKTTPTQIGTATDWVGMTAGDGHTLALKSNGTLWAWGSNSYGQLGDGTTINKNIPIQVGSATDWRSVESGRGSTLAIKTNGTLWTWGSNFSAELGDGTTNHRSTPMQIGTDTNWSSVDGGSSHSLGIKTDGTIWGWGANNSGQLGDGSTIYKFVPTQIGVSSNWSSINAGQGGSSVALKTDGTLWVWGSNSSGELGDGTTITQYTPMLMGNPTNRKVIAIGMNNIAVIGTDGFLTISGSNQMGQIGDGTYTHKKIFTPLACPTSTLSVTEVTTKADQLKVYPNPVQDILTVSLDQKILLVTVYNAAGQLILTKAINDTKGTIDFSALPSGVYMVKVNAANDFVKTVKVIKR; this is encoded by the coding sequence ATGAAGAATTATATCTATAGTATAATCGCTTTGCTTATGGTCATGTTGTGTCCTGCACAAGTGTTCGTAAGTCAAGCCGAATATTTTTGGGACACAGATCCGGGAACCGGAAACGGCATTGCTGTTTTGGCTTCTGACGGGAGCTTCAATAGTGCTTTCGAACAACTGACCAAAACAGGAATTACTACACCCGGTAATGGTTTACATAAATTCTCTATCCGTATCAAAGATAATACCGGAGTTTGGGGTCCTGTTTTTACGAATGTTATTAATGTTCAGCAAAATACAACATCCACAATACTAGCACTTTCTCAGGCTGAGTATTTTTGGGATACCGATCCTGGAGCCGGAAATGGTACTCCGGTATTGGCTACCGATGGGAGTTTTGACAGTGCTTTCGAGCAACTAACCAGAACAGGAATTACTACACCCGGTAATGGATTACATAAACTCTCTGTCCGTATCAAAGACAATACAGGGGTTTGGGGACCTGTTTTTACCAATGTCATTAATGTTGAACAACCCGTAACATCAACCATTCTGGCACTTTCTCAAGCTGAGTATTTTTGGGATACCGATCCGGGAGCCGGAAATGGTACATCGGTATTAGCTGCTGATGGAAATTTTGATAGTACGTATGAGCAACTGGTTAAAACAGGAATTGCTTTACCAGCTAATGGGTTACACGTATTTAATATCCGTATTAAAGACAATTCTGGTGTTTGGGGGCCTGTTTTTAAAAATGTGATTAATATAGAAACTCCAACAACTCCTTCAGGATGTTGGCAGGAACTTAGTGTAGGGTATTATTTTTCGGCAGGAATAAAAGCAGATGGAACATTATGGACTTGGGGTAGTAATCAATATGGGCAATTAGGAGATGGAACTACTATTGGCAGAACTGCTCCTATGCAAATAGGAACGGCAAATAATTGGTCTAAAGTAGTAACTGGAGATAGTTTTACTGTTGCCCTCAAAACAGACGGAACGTTATGGGCTTGGGGTAGTAATTTTTGGGGGCAATTAGGCGATGGAACTACCATTGATAAATTGAGTCCAATACAAATCGGAACGGCAACGAATTGGAAAAGTATTAGTGCTGGTTCTAGTTCTGCTAATATGGTAGCCCTCAAAACAGACGGAACGTTATGGGCTTGGGGTAATAATCAATATGGGCAATTAGGAGATGGAACGACCATTGGTAGAAATGTTCCTACAAAAATCGGCACGGCCACAAACTGGGTAACTATTGGCAGTGGAGATGTTTTTACATTTGCGATCAAATCAAATGGAACGCTATGGGCCTGGGGTTATAATGCCAATGGGCAATTAGGAGATGGAACCACAACTAATAGAAATGTTCCAACACAAATTGGAACGGGTACAAATTGGAAAACTGTGGATGGTGGAAATACCCACACTGCAGCTGTCAAAACAGATGGAACGCTATGGGCATGGGGCAGTAATTATAATGGTAAGCTAGGAGATGGAACTACGACTAATAGAGTTATTCCAACACAAATAGGAACAGCTGCCAACTGGCTTAATGTATCTTTAGGTTCTTATTTTACTGTTGCAACCAGAACAGATGGAACACTTTGGGCATGGGGTAACAATTTTTTTGGAGTGTTAGGTAATGGTACAAATGTATCTACAGATGCTACATCCCCTGTACAAGTAGGTTCCTCGTCAGATAATGTATCGGTTTCCGCAGGATTCTATCATGTTCTTGTAAAAAATACCGACGGTGTTATGAAAGCCTGTGGTCTCAATGGTGATGGGCAGTTAGGTGATGGTACTAATATCAATAAAAATACTTATACTTCTATTAGTTGTTCTTTAAATTGTGCTCCGCCAGTACAGTTTTCAACAACCAATATTACTGCTTCATCGGCTACTATTAACTGGACAGCATCTACTCCGGCTCCAAATAGCGGCTATTTGTATCTTTATAGTACGCATTCACCTATTGGAGGTGTACAAGGGGCTACCTCTTCTAAAACAGTGGATTTAACTAACTTATTACCTGATACCACTTACTATTGGTGGGTGGCATCTAATTGTGGATCCAGCCAGGGGAACTGGACTTTGGGTGGTTCTTTTAAAACACTTCCTACAACAGTTACAAATTGCTGGAAGAGTGTTGCTATTGGAAACCTGCATTCGTTAGGAATAAAAACAGACGGAACTTTATGGTCATGGGGATATAATTCTTATGGACAATTAGGAGACGGAACTGTTTCTAACAGAAATACTCCAAAACAAATAGGAACTGCAACAGATTGGGTAAGCATTACCACTGGAGAAAATTATTCACTAGCTCTAAAATCTAATGGAACACTTTGGGCATGGGGAAAAAATACTAATGGGCAAATTGGTGATGGAACTACAAATAGCAAAACCACTCCAACGCAAATAGGAACCGCAACAGACTGGGTAGGTATGACCGCTGGTGATGGTCATACATTAGCTTTAAAATCTAATGGAACACTTTGGGCCTGGGGAAGTAATTCTTATGGACAGTTAGGTGATGGTACAACCATAAATAAAAATATACCAATCCAAGTTGGAAGCGCAACAGACTGGCGAAGCGTAGAATCAGGACGAGGGTCTACTCTGGCCATAAAAACAAATGGAACGCTTTGGACCTGGGGAAGTAATTTCAGCGCAGAACTGGGAGATGGAACTACCAATCACAGAAGTACACCAATGCAAATCGGAACAGATACGAATTGGAGTAGTGTAGATGGTGGATCAAGTCATTCGTTAGGTATTAAAACTGATGGAACGATTTGGGGCTGGGGTGCTAATAACAGTGGCCAGCTAGGAGATGGAAGCACTATATATAAGTTTGTTCCAACACAGATAGGAGTATCAAGCAATTGGAGTAGTATTAATGCCGGTCAAGGTGGATCTTCAGTAGCTCTCAAAACAGATGGTACACTTTGGGTATGGGGTTCTAATAGTAGTGGGGAATTGGGTGATGGAACAACAATCACTCAATATACACCTATGCTTATGGGGAATCCTACCAATAGAAAGGTTATTGCAATAGGAATGAATAATATAGCTGTTATAGGTACAGATGGATTTTTAACAATCAGTGGATCCAATCAGATGGGACAGATAGGTGATGGTACATATACTCACAAGAAAATATTTACACCTCTTGCTTGTCCTACAAGTACTTTATCCGTTACAGAAGTTACAACAAAAGCAGAT